Proteins encoded by one window of Nicotiana tabacum cultivar K326 chromosome 10, ASM71507v2, whole genome shotgun sequence:
- the LOC107821567 gene encoding protein FAR1-RELATED SEQUENCE 4-like: MKKKFGIDIGYHKAWRAIQKVVACIRGTPEENYQILPSYLHMMVRKNSGTYTSTKRCGQNRFGYMFFAPVASVAGWSYCRPVIAVDAMFLKSKYCGVLFIVVSKDANNQILPLCFGVADSENNEAYIWFFGEMRKAVQVRRELVFLSDRNQSIANGIRKVFPKTHHGICLYHFEKNLKQRHAKATVINLFQSAARSYKREDFNQLMSQLKSVDKKTYNYIMEEPPERWARSWFPRRCYAMLTTNMVESMNSVLLKGREMPILRMLDFIQETLGEWFYERRKKVFNLDSMLFRINSKVIEFIVDLKKRTCNCLKFQLDELSCPHAIAAINKRYLQKSDYCSNWYSNETWLKTYERHVNTMGDQKS; the protein is encoded by the exons atgaaaaagaaatttgggaTTGACATTGGTTATCACAAGGCATGGCGCGCTATTCAAAAAGTTGTTGCTTGCATAAGGGGAACACCTGAAGAGAACTATCAGATTCTTCCTTCATACCTGCACATGATGGTGCGCAAAAACTCAGGAACGTACACGAGCACAAAAAGATGTGGGCAAAATAG ATTTGGTTACATGTTCTTTGCTCCTGTGGCATCAGTAGCTGGTTGGTCCTACTGCAGACCCGTTATTGCAGTAGATGCAatgtttttaaagtcaaaatattgtggtgttctatttattgttgtATCAAAGGATGCAAACAATCAAATCTTACCTCTATGTTTTGGTGTAGCAGATTCAGAAAACAACGAGGCATACATTTGGTTCTTCGGGGAAAtgaggaaagcagttcaagtccGTCGTGAACTGGTTTTCTTGTCAGATAGAAACCAATCGATTGCAAATGGGATTAGAAAAGTTTTTCCTAAAACTCACCATGGTATCTGCCTCTATCACTttgagaaaaatttaaagcaaagACATGCAAAAGCCACGGTAATAAATCTATTTCAAAGTGCTGCAAGGTCATACAAACGTGAAGATTTTAATCAGTTAATGTCCCAACTCAAAAGTGTTGACAAGAAAACATACAATTACATAATGGAAGAGCCTCCAGAGAGATGGGCTCGATCGTGGTTCCCACGGCGATGTTATGCTATGCTAACAACAAACATGGTAGAATCAATGAATTCCGTTTTACTAAAAGGGAGAGAAATGCCTATTTTAAGAATGTTAGATTTCATCCAAGAAACGTTGGGAGAGTGGTTTTACGAACGAAGAAAAAAG gTATTCAACCTTGATTCAATGTTGTTTAGAATAAATAGTAAAGTAATCGAATTCATTGTAgacttaaagaagagaacttgCAACTGCCTGAaattccaacttgatgaattGTCTTGTCCACATGCAATTGCTGCTATTAATAAGAGATATTTGCAGAAATCtgattactgctcaaattggtatTCAAATGAAACATGGTTGAAAACATATGAAAGACATGTGAATACTATGGGAGATCAAAAATCATGA